GGGTCAGGTACCCGAAGCTCCACATCACGCCGACCATCAGCGCCCCGACCATGATCAGCGGGATGCTGAAGCTGTGGAACGCGACGATGAGCAGCACGGCGATGCCGACGACGGAGATGATCGAGCACCAGGTCGAATCGCGCATCGACATGTTGGTTTCGTCAGCTTCGATGACTGGCACGCCGGTGAGCCCCGCGTCGATGCCGGGCATTTGCTTCATGGTCGATTCGAGCGACGCCCGCGCCAGCCGCACCGCCGGCTCGAACTGGTCGACCGAGTCCGTGGACGGCTCGCCCTCGATTTCGATGAACAGCAGTTGATGATCATCGGAGTCCAGAAACTGCCAATCGCTCTGCCCCGACAGGTCGAACGCCGCCGCGGTCGAACCGGCGTCGGCGCCTTCGAGCACCTGCGTGATGCCGTCGAGCAGCGTGCCGAACTGGGCGATCATCTCGACGGCCTGGTCGGCGGTGGTGTCCTTCGATTGGCTTTGCAGCGCGGCGGGCAGGGCGCTGAGCAGGTCGCCGAAGTTCCTGGCCTTGAGCATCGGACCGGCCTGCGACATTTCGGCGAGGTGGGTCTTGAAGCTGTCCATCGGATCGAGCCGCAGGAGAATCGGCGACATCTGCCGCGGGTCGTAGCCCCACCACACGCGCCGGATGGCGCTTTCATGATGTTCGAGCTTCGCCACGGTCGCCCGCACGAAATCCTCCGCCTTCGACCGGCCGTCCTCCCCGCCGGGCACGCGGACGACGATGGCGATCGAGTCGTAGCCGGAGAACTGCCGGCGGTACTCGATGTACTTCTTGTTCCAGTCCAGCGAAGCGCTGATCAGGTCATTGCGGTCGGCATCGAATCCGAGCCGCGCCACGGTGAGCCCCACCGACGCCGCCGCAAGCAGCCCCGCCGCCAGCAGCACAACCCACGGCCGATCGCAAACGAAGCGGGCTCCCCCCCCCAGCAGATTGTGTCGAAGCTTGTCGTGAACCACGTGCGGCCGCATCCCTGTTCAAGTCAGTCGCGTAGTTGACCGCACCGGACGACGTGCGTCAACCTCGCACATCTTCCGATAACGCGCCGCCCCTGCGTCCGAACATATTACACGTCGTGCATCCGCCCGCCCCCGGCCGATCATCCTCCTCGGCCCAGTGACCTTTTGAGAAGGAACGTCCCCCATGAGTAAACGCCAGTTGATCGACGCCATCCGACACTACAACCCCACCGCCGGCGAGCAGTTTCTCATCGAGTTCAACGAAACTGCATTAAAAAGCTATCTCCGCCATCTGCGCTTCCTCCGCCGCCCGCGCGGCGGACGCAACCTCTGGGTCCGCGGAGCCGAAACTCCCGCCGTGGTGACACGACAAAAGTAAGTGCGCAATGGGGAATGCGGAGTGTCTGACCTCTGACCTCTGATCCCCGACCCCTGATCCCCGACCTCAACGCCAAGCCCCCCGCCGTTCGCGGTGCGGAGGGAAGTACAGACCAAGCCGCCGACCTGATGGCCGGCGGCTTGTCTTTTGGTGGTTCCCTCGTATCCGCCCGGTTCATGTTCGCCGGGGCCGTGTCCGCAGCCGCGCATCCCCAACGAGCCGCGCGCGTCAGCGACGCGGTCGAGCCCGCATCCATTCATGTTCCTGGACCGCTCCCTCACGGTCGCGGCTCGTTGAAAACGCTATTTGATTTGCCAAACCGCACTAAAACGTGCCGGACTGCTCGCCGATCCCGGTGTAGTTGTTGCCGTTTTCGGGTTTGAACTGAATCTGCACGCGGTATTGGAAGCCCACGCCGGCAAGGGCGATGCGCAGATGGGTGGGCGCGATCTTGGTGGGGCGCGTGGCGTCGCGCGTGGCCCGGTTGAACGGCCCGAGATTCAGTATGCTGCGTTCCGCATCCTCGCCATACGCGCGGTATCGGGCCCAGACGCTGAGGTTGAACTGGTGATAGTCGCTCACTTCATTGAGCGCATACACGACGCGCAGCCACCCGTTGCCGGGCACATCGCATTCAAACGACTGCTCCGCCGGATCGGCCCACACGGGTCGCGCGATCAACAGCGTCGGCGCCAACATCCCCATCGTGAGCCGCGCCATCGCGTATCGGCGCGAAATGACCTGACGCGCCTCCCCATGTCGCGCGGAGTTTTGCCAATTTGTCGGGCCCCAAAGGCGATCAACAGTCATGACGTCTTCCTGTCGGGTCATCAGCGGTACTGAATCGGCGTGGCGATGTCGTAGGTTTCGAGGATCGAATGGGTCGCCACATGCCCGTCGACGAACGCCGCGTCGCCCTTGCCCGTGTCCAGATCGGCCCCGTTGTGATAGGTCGCCAGCGCATCGGAGAACGGCGGGCCGGGCACTTTCGGGTCCAGCGTGGCGGCGAACAAGCCGTCGTCCATCGCATTGCCGTTGTACGACGTCACCCAGGGATTCTGCTCCGCGAAGAGCATCAGACTCGCCGGATGCTTCACATCCGTCGTCCGGCGAAGACTCGGATACCCCGCCCAACCCTTGGCGCCGACCTGCCCCGGCAGAATGAAATAGATGTTCATCGCGTAGCTGAACGCCGGCGTGACGCCCTTGGGGCACACGTCGATGAACTTGGGGCACAGATACAGGGCGTCCTTCTGGCCGGTGTACTTGTAGAGCGTGCCCTTGGTCACGGCGGCGGGCGTCTTCCACGAATCGAACCACGCGATCGAGTTGTCCACCCACTCGCGCGGGCCGGGCAGTTCGCTCTTGTAGTCATACGAGTAGAGCACCGCCGCCATGTAAAGCTGCTTGAGCTGCGTGCCGCACACGACCGACTTGGACACATCGCGCGCCTTGGCCAGCGAGGGCAACAAGATCGAGATCAGCAATGCGATGATCGCGATGACCACGAGAAGTTCGATGAGCGTAAAAGCGCGTCGTCGCATGGTGTCGTTCCTCGATGCAGGAGGCCGGATGAAACGCGGTCGGACGGCTTTCGCCGTCCGACCGCTTGGGGGTACACGATTGCTCATTTACGACGGCGACGCAGCACCGTCAGCCCCATCAGCGACAGACCCGCCGGCAGAGCCGCGGGGGTCGGGACGCTGGTGGCGAAGATCGCGAAGTTGCTCCCGTCGCCGAGCGGCGCCCGATTGCCGAGGAAAGCCGCGCCGGTGTCGGTGGCGAAGTTCGCAGCCGAGGTCCATGAATACACGTCGCCGTTGATGAGGAAGGCGTAGAACCCGCTGCCATCGGAAGCGATCGCCGTATTCGAGCCGTTCTGCCCGAAGCCCCCGCGCGAGCCGAGGAACACGGCGCCCGTGTTGCTCAGG
The nucleotide sequence above comes from Planctomycetota bacterium. Encoded proteins:
- a CDS encoding prepilin-type N-terminal cleavage/methylation domain-containing protein gives rise to the protein MSNRVPPSGRTAKAVRPRFIRPPASRNDTMRRRAFTLIELLVVIAIIALLISILLPSLAKARDVSKSVVCGTQLKQLYMAAVLYSYDYKSELPGPREWVDNSIAWFDSWKTPAAVTKGTLYKYTGQKDALYLCPKFIDVCPKGVTPAFSYAMNIYFILPGQVGAKGWAGYPSLRRTTDVKHPASLMLFAEQNPWVTSYNGNAMDDGLFAATLDPKVPGPPFSDALATYHNGADLDTGKGDAAFVDGHVATHSILETYDIATPIQYR